The Flavobacterium sp. HJ-32-4 genome contains a region encoding:
- a CDS encoding AraC family transcriptional regulator, whose protein sequence is MAKNVNHIAINSISELHRLMGLGKPLHPLISLINMDKVQSSEKTEELHFLLNFYGVSLKKNVSGKLKYGQNYYDFDEGVLAMTAPKQILSVGNEENYKVSGYWLVFHSDFILNYPLGKAIKDYGFFSYAVNEALHLSDKEEKMLEAIFKNIEQEYQTSIDRFSQDVMVSHLDLLLNYCNRFYNRQFLTRKKAGHDLLGKMEELLEDYFKNDNLLESGLPTVQYFAEKMNVSSNYLSDMLRALTGQSTQQHIHSKLIEKAKETLITTNLSISEIAYQLGFEHPQSFSKLFKSKTNLTPIEFRASFN, encoded by the coding sequence ATGGCAAAAAATGTAAATCATATCGCTATCAATTCCATTTCTGAGCTACATCGCCTAATGGGACTGGGAAAACCTCTTCATCCATTAATCAGTTTGATTAATATGGACAAAGTACAATCATCTGAAAAAACAGAAGAACTACATTTTCTGCTTAATTTTTATGGCGTCTCTTTAAAAAAAAATGTAAGCGGAAAATTAAAATATGGACAGAACTACTACGACTTTGATGAAGGCGTGTTGGCTATGACGGCTCCCAAACAAATTTTATCAGTAGGCAATGAAGAAAATTACAAGGTGTCGGGATATTGGTTAGTTTTTCATTCTGACTTTATATTAAATTATCCATTAGGTAAAGCCATAAAAGACTACGGCTTTTTTTCGTATGCAGTAAATGAAGCCCTGCACCTTTCTGACAAAGAAGAAAAAATGCTCGAAGCAATATTTAAAAATATCGAGCAAGAATATCAGACATCAATAGACCGGTTCAGTCAAGATGTAATGGTTTCGCATCTCGACTTACTTTTGAACTACTGTAATCGTTTTTACAACAGACAATTTCTGACGAGAAAGAAAGCAGGGCATGACCTATTAGGGAAAATGGAAGAATTGCTTGAAGACTATTTTAAAAATGATAACCTTCTGGAATCAGGTCTTCCGACAGTTCAATATTTTGCAGAAAAGATGAATGTCTCTTCCAATTATTTAAGTGACATGTTGAGAGCACTCACAGGGCAAAGCACACAACAGCATATACACAGCAAATTAATCGAAAAAGCAAAAGAAACATTGATAACTACGAATTTATCAATAAGTGAAATTGCCTATCAGCTTGGTTTTGAGCACCCACAATCGTTCAGTAAATTGTTTAAAAGCAAAACAAATTTGACACCCATTGAATTTCGAGCATCATTTAACTGA
- a CDS encoding DoxX family protein translates to MKTVKLVSLYLLVVFYFFMGSMHFIQPEQYIAMMPSWLPAQYVLTVLSGIIEIVLAVLLIPIRTRIIAAKIIIGMLVVYFFAIHIPESIGYYKTGNEKFIASIIRLPIQFLFIAWTWMFAKNNLQT, encoded by the coding sequence ATGAAAACAGTAAAACTCGTCTCACTCTACTTATTAGTGGTCTTTTACTTTTTTATGGGGTCAATGCACTTTATTCAACCTGAACAATATATTGCAATGATGCCTTCGTGGTTACCAGCACAATATGTTTTAACAGTTCTTAGTGGAATTATCGAAATTGTTTTAGCTGTGCTTTTAATACCAATTAGAACAAGAATAATTGCTGCGAAGATAATCATAGGTATGTTGGTGGTATATTTCTTTGCAATTCATATTCCTGAGAGTATCGGCTACTACAAGACAGGTAACGAGAAGTTTATAGCAAGCATCATAAGGCTACCTATTCAATTTCTTTTTATTGCCTGGACTTGGATGTTTGCAAAAAATAATCTACAAACATAG
- a CDS encoding oxidoreductase, with amino-acid sequence MATANWTADNMASQHGKTILITGANSGIGFEATKVLSKKGAHIIMTSRNLQKGNEALEAIKKGSPNAKLDLMQLDLADFHSIKKFSDEFHSKYSKLDVLVNNAGVMNPPKREVTKQNFEVQFGTNHLGHFLLTGLLLDTLKNTPNSRISVQSSIVHKTESMKPDIHFDDLNFEKSYNRDQAYAQSKLANLLFAYELDRRLKTHNIKMIVTAAHPGYTKTNLQANSGFMIAVVLNNILAQNVKIGALPILRAATEENLKGGEYFGPTKTMEMRGFPELVKSSDKSYDKDLAKRLWDVSEKLTGIKYEF; translated from the coding sequence ATGGCAACGGCAAACTGGACAGCAGACAACATGGCTTCTCAACACGGAAAGACAATTTTAATCACTGGTGCAAACAGCGGAATTGGTTTTGAAGCAACAAAAGTTTTGAGTAAAAAAGGGGCTCACATCATTATGACTTCTCGAAACTTGCAGAAAGGTAATGAGGCTTTAGAAGCTATCAAGAAAGGAAGTCCAAATGCAAAGTTAGACTTGATGCAATTGGACTTAGCTGACTTTCACTCAATCAAAAAATTCTCAGATGAATTTCATTCAAAGTATTCTAAACTTGATGTTTTGGTAAATAATGCCGGGGTGATGAACCCTCCCAAAAGAGAAGTGACAAAACAGAATTTTGAAGTTCAATTTGGCACCAATCATTTGGGGCATTTCTTACTAACTGGTTTGCTTTTGGATACACTCAAAAACACACCAAATTCAAGAATTTCGGTTCAGAGCAGTATCGTTCATAAAACAGAAAGCATGAAGCCTGACATTCATTTTGATGATTTGAACTTTGAAAAATCTTACAACAGAGACCAAGCGTATGCCCAAAGCAAATTAGCTAACTTACTTTTTGCCTATGAATTAGACAGACGTTTGAAAACACATAACATCAAGATGATTGTGACTGCCGCTCATCCAGGTTATACAAAAACAAACCTGCAAGCAAATTCAGGATTTATGATCGCAGTTGTTTTGAATAACATTCTTGCTCAAAATGTTAAAATCGGGGCACTGCCTATTTTACGAGCTGCCACAGAAGAAAATCTCAAGGGTGGTGAGTATTTCGGACCAACTAAAACAATGGAAATGCGAGGTTTTCCTGAATTAGTAAAATCAAGTGATAAATCGTACGACAAAGATTTGGCTAAAAGACTATGGGATGTGTCAGAAAAGTTAACCGGTATTAAGTACGAGTTCTAA
- a CDS encoding nucleoid-associated protein: MINLFNAHIESLSLHRVGNKSRNEALFLSEETYTLSDEVIPLIKEYFFKPFREKEENYYQFAHEVDLDYNEMFRLASELFANPTNAHEISKEITKHLFEQSNHPHIKNGDVFVAYINHVTIDNTPVDVIGVFKSEIQADFLQLSENGKNLEMTLQQGINLYRLDKGALIFNHKKEEGYKILTVDSNRYDARYWLEHFLNVDVFQDENFITKKYLKFCQDFAKDVVLPAEDKKEEVMFMNRSVNYFAKNDNFEETNFLNEVLDNPDLIPEFKNYKVDKGEKYSIEDVTSFPIANAAVSDARKKIKNVINLDTNIQIKLDFINPESAEKFVEKGWDEEKQMYYYLVYFNKEQKS, translated from the coding sequence ATGATCAACCTATTCAACGCCCACATCGAATCGCTATCCCTTCACCGCGTAGGGAATAAAAGCCGCAACGAAGCCCTTTTCCTCTCTGAGGAGACGTATACGCTGTCAGACGAGGTCATCCCGCTGATCAAGGAATACTTCTTTAAGCCCTTCCGGGAAAAGGAAGAGAACTACTACCAGTTCGCCCATGAGGTCGACCTCGATTATAATGAGATGTTCCGTTTGGCATCGGAGCTGTTCGCGAATCCGACCAACGCACACGAGATTTCGAAAGAGATTACGAAGCACCTGTTTGAGCAGTCGAACCACCCGCACATCAAGAACGGTGATGTTTTTGTGGCGTATATCAACCACGTAACGATCGACAATACGCCGGTCGACGTGATTGGCGTGTTCAAAAGCGAGATCCAGGCCGACTTTTTGCAATTGTCAGAGAATGGGAAGAACCTCGAAATGACATTGCAGCAGGGCATCAACCTCTACCGTCTTGACAAAGGAGCGTTGATCTTCAACCATAAGAAAGAGGAAGGGTATAAAATCCTGACGGTCGACAGCAACCGCTATGACGCACGGTATTGGCTCGAGCATTTCCTTAATGTGGATGTGTTCCAGGATGAAAACTTCATCACCAAGAAATACCTGAAATTCTGCCAGGACTTCGCCAAGGATGTGGTATTGCCGGCGGAAGACAAGAAGGAGGAAGTGATGTTTATGAACCGCTCGGTGAACTACTTCGCCAAGAACGACAACTTCGAGGAAACGAACTTCCTGAATGAGGTGTTGGACAACCCGGACCTGATTCCGGAGTTCAAAAATTATAAGGTCGACAAAGGCGAGAAGTACTCGATTGAAGACGTTACCTCCTTCCCTATCGCGAACGCCGCGGTGTCGGATGCGCGCAAGAAAATCAAGAACGTAATCAACCTCGACACGAACATCCAGATCAAACTCGATTTCATCAACCCGGAAAGCGCGGAGAAATTCGTGGAAAAAGGCTGGGATGAGGAAAAGCAGATGTATTATTATTTGGTGTATTTCAATAAGGAGCAGAAATCCTAG
- a CDS encoding plasmid pRiA4b ORF-3 family protein: protein MIYKFRVILDTEEDIFRDIAIDEEDTLEDFHNTIVNAFGFDGTEMASFYTCDDAWNQEDEIPLFDTGDTPGEMRTMADYRLTELLDTDSTKIIYVYDFLNMWTFLTELAAIEEPETGEQYPAVLFAHGEMPAQAPDKNFEADENEFDFADDDYDEDDLDMLDEGGNFEDYGFEENWN from the coding sequence ATGATTTACAAGTTCCGCGTGATCCTGGATACCGAAGAAGACATCTTCCGCGACATCGCGATCGATGAAGAGGATACACTTGAGGATTTCCACAATACCATCGTCAATGCCTTTGGGTTCGACGGCACCGAAATGGCGTCGTTCTATACCTGCGACGATGCCTGGAACCAGGAGGATGAGATTCCGTTGTTCGACACCGGCGACACGCCCGGCGAGATGCGCACAATGGCCGATTACCGCCTCACCGAACTGCTCGACACCGACAGCACGAAGATCATCTATGTCTATGATTTCCTGAACATGTGGACGTTCCTGACGGAACTCGCCGCCATCGAAGAGCCGGAAACGGGTGAGCAATACCCGGCCGTGCTGTTCGCACACGGCGAGATGCCCGCACAGGCGCCGGATAAGAACTTCGAAGCCGACGAGAACGAATTCGACTTTGCCGACGATGATTATGACGAAGACGACCTCGACATGCTCGACGAAGGCGGAAACTTTGAAGACTATGGGTTTGAGGAAAATTGGAACTAA